The following are encoded together in the Triticum dicoccoides isolate Atlit2015 ecotype Zavitan chromosome 6B, WEW_v2.0, whole genome shotgun sequence genome:
- the LOC119323479 gene encoding transmembrane 9 superfamily member 11-like has translation MAMAAARPRLLLLLLAAAAAALLLAPAHAFYLPGSYPHKYAPGEPLSVKVNSLTSIDTEIPYSYYSLPFCAPPEGVKDSAENLGELLMGDRIESSPYRFRMHANESDVLLCRSAPLSPPDFALLKRRIDEMYQVNLILDNLPAIRYTRKDDYFLRWTGYPVGIRVGVDYYVFNHLQFTVLVHRYEDPNVARVMGAAADASDGAAVPANAGRDASAAPGWMVVGFEVVPCSIKHNPEDARALKMYGKFPSKIKCDPSTVSMSIKENEPIVYTYEVSFVESDIKWPSRWDAYLKMEGAKVHWFSILNSLMVIAFLAGIVFVILLRTVRRDLTRYEELDSEAQAQMNEELSGWKLVVSDVFRAPSNPMLLCMMVGDGVQILGMAVVTILFAALGFMSPASRGTLITGMLFFYLVLGILAGYASVRVWKTIRCGDHSGWVGVSWRTACFFPGIAFLILTTLNFLLWGSQSTGAIPFSLFVVLILLWFCISVPLTLVGGFLGAKAPHIEYPVRTNQIPREIPAQKYPSWLLVLGAGTLPFGTLFIELFFIMSSIWMGRVYYVFGFLFIVMLLLVIVCAEVSLVLTYMHLCVEDWKWWWKSFFSSGSVAIYIFLYSINYLVFDLKSLSGPVSATLYLGYSLFMVIAIMLATGTVGFISSFCFVHYLFSSVKTD, from the coding sequence atggccatggccgcggcccgcccgcgcctcctcctcctcttgctcgccgcggcggcggcggcgctcctccTCGCCCCGGCCCACGCCTTCTACCTCCCGGGGAGCTACCCGCACAAGTACGCCCCGGGGGAGCCGCTGAGCGTCAAGGTGAACTCGCTCACCTCCATCGACACCGAGATCCCCTACAGCTACTACAGCCTGCCCTTCTGCGCGCCGCCGGAGGGGGTCAAGGACAGCGCCGAGAACCTCGGGGAGCTGCTCATGGGCGACCGCATCGAGAGCTCGCCCTACCGCTTCAGGATGCACGCCAACGAGTCGGACGTGCTGCTCTGCCGCTCCGCCCCCCTCTCCCCGCCGGACTTCGCGCTCCTCAAGCGCCGCATCGACGAGATGTACCaggtcaacctcatcctcgacaACCTCCCCGCCATCCGCTACACCCGCAAGGACGACTACTTCCTGCGCTGGACGGGGTACCCCGTCGGCATCCGCGTCGGCGTCGACTACTACGTCTTCAACCACCTCCAGTTCACCGTGCTCGTGCACCGCTACGAGGACCCCAACGTCGCCCGCGTCATgggcgccgccgccgacgcctccGACGGCGCCGCCGTCCCCGCCAACGCCGGCAGGGACGCCTCCGCCGCCCCCGGCTGGATGGTCGTCGGCTTCGAGGTCGTGCCCTGCAGCATCAAGCACAACCCCGAGGACGCCAGGGCCCTCAAGATGTACGGAAAATTCCCCAGCAAGATCAAGTGCGACCCCTCCACCGTCTCCATGAGCATCAAGGAGAACGAGCCCATCGTCTACACCTACGAGGTCTCCTTCGTCGAGAGCGACATCAAGTGGCCCTCCAGGTgggacgcctacctcaagatggagGGCGCCAAGGTGCACTGGTTCTCCATCCTCAACTCGCTCATGGTCATCGCCTTCCTCGCCGGCATCGTCTTCGTCATACTGCTCAGGACCGTCAGGCGCGATCTCACGAGGTACGAGGAGCTCGACAGTGAGGCGCAGGCCCAGATGAACGAGGAGCTGTCCGGGTGGAAGCTCGTCGTCAGCGATGTCTTCCGCGCGCCCAGCAACCCAATGCTGCTCTGCATGATGGTTGGGGATGGGGTTCAGATCCTGGGAATGGCCGTGGTCACCATCCTGTTTGCCGCGCTTGGGTTCATGTCGCCGGCCTCCCGTGGTACCCTCATCACAGGCATGCTCTTCTTCTACCTGGTCCTCGGGATCCTGGCAGGATACGCGAGTGTCCGCGTCTGGAAGACAATCAGGTGTGGAGATCACTCGGGCTGGGTGGGTGTTTCATGGAGGACAGCCTGCTTCTTCCCTGGCATCGCGTTCCTGATCCTCACCACACTCAACTTCCTGCTGTGGGGAAGCCAGAGCACCGGGGCCATCCCCTTCTCGCTGTTCGTTGTGCTGATCCTGCTCTGGTTCTGCATCTCTGTGCCGCTTACACTCGTCGGTGGGTTCCTCGGTGCCAAGGCGCCGCACATCGAGTACCCAGTCCGCACAAACCAGATCCCGCGTGAGATCCCTGCTCAGAAGTACCCGTCCTGGCTGCTGGTTCTCGGCGCCGGCACGCTGCCCTTCGGCACCCTGTTCATCGAGCTCTTCTTCATCATGTCAAGCATCTGGATGGGGCGCGTGTACTACGTCTTCGGGTTCCTCTTCATCGTGATGCTGCTCCTGGTCATCGTCTGCGCCGAGGTCTCCCTGGTCCTGACCTACATGCACCTCTGCGTGGAGGACTGGAAGTGGTGGTGGAAGTCGTTCTTCTCGTCCGGGTCCGTGGCCATCTACATCTTCCTCTACTCGATCAACTACCTGGTGTTCGACCTCAAGAGCCTGAGCGGGCCGGTGTCGGCGACCCTCTACCTCGGCTACTCGCTCTTCATGGTCATCGCCATCATGCTGGCCACGGGCACGGTCGGGTTCATCTCCTCGTTCTGCTTCGTGCACTATCTCTTCTCGTCTGTGAAGACCGATTAA